The Alkalispirochaeta americana DNA segment AAGGTTCTCATCTATGATATAGACCCGGACGTCATGAATGGTGCGCCTCAAGAGGTAGAGGCCGTTCCGTTGAGCACGTTGCTCGCAAAGTCCGACATTGTTTCCTTGCACCCAAAGCTCAACGAAACAAGCCGGGGAATGATTGCTCATGAGCAGATTGCTCAAATGAAAGATGGTGTCATCATCATCAATACCGCGCGGGGAGCGGTATTGGACTCCAAAGCAGCCTTAGACGGTGTGCAGAGGGGTAAAATAGCTGCTCTTGGACTAGATGTTCTCAACAATGAGTATCAGTCAGCTCAACTACCGAATGATCCACTGATCACCGCCGCTCGTAGTGATTCGCGAATAATCGTCACTCCGCATGCAGGAGGCTCTACCTACGATGCACATGCAAAGGTATTTAGTCGCATCGCCGAGCTCATTGCTGAGAGGTTCGAGCAACAATGACCGAGGCTTCCCCAAAAATGAACGCGCTATTGCACATTGGTTTTCGAAAAACCGCTACCGCAACGTTGCAGAAAAACGTGTTCCCTCAACCTAACGCATGGATAGTCAGAAGTTTTCGGCTTAAGCAAGCCTGCAAAAAAGCTTGTGGGACGAATAATAACGCCAGGATGGCCTGCCTTCATTACTCCTGCGCCAGAGTTCCAGCAAGAAATTCACCGTACAACCAAACCGGGAAACGTCTTATTGGAGTCTGAGTACTGTGATATCGTCATATGACTGGACTCTTGGTAATATTGTAGTTCTGTGGCTCAAGGAGCTCTCGTACAACTCCCCCATAAACTTGAATCTCTTAAGTCGAGGAACCTAAAAAATGAAAAAAAAGACTACGCACAGACTTGGCCGTGTGCTCAAGCTACAACGCAATCGAATTCTGCTTGCAGGCTCAAAATCAAAAATTAATTACAGAAATTTTCACCATAAGCACAATGTCTCCATTTATCCAGAATATCGATTAATATATAATAGGTTGAAAAAATCAGGAAACACAACAATTACTGCCTTTCTGAATGATATTCTTGGTTCGGAGTCATACGCGAACGCTCGCGATCTGAAAAAGTGCTTGGTCAAACCCGAGCATCTGACTGTTCGGCAAGTGCTTGATTTGAAAGACTATTATTCTTTTTCGATTGTGCGGAACCCTTACTATCGGGTTCTATCGGCGTATCTGGAGAAGCTTACCGGCCAAAAAGTGAACGGGAAATATACCGAGATTCCTGGTGTTGGTCGTTCATCGCCCGAGGGTTTTGCGACTTTTTTGCGGTTCCTTGCTGCTGGAGGTCTCTACGAGAACCGTCATTGGTGGCCTCAAGTGGATTCGCTTTTTCAACCCGTCGAGGAATTTTCATTTATTGGAAAACTCGAAAAAATTGTTGATGAAATGGGAATAATATTGGAAGCGAATGGTCTTGACCCCGTTCTGGCACAGAGCCTTGCAAGACCGCATGAGTACGAGTTACAGGAAAGTGAGACCAGGATAACGTCAGCACAACGGCGAGCTGCGGAATTCTATTCCGACGAAGCCGTGTCAATTGTTTCGACGCTATTTGAGAAAGATTTTAAAGCATTTGGTTATGCCACTGATCCCGAGTGGTCGTGAGATCTGACCAGCGCATTGTATTTCACACAAACCACTATGCCGAGGACAGAAATGACAACACAAAAACACCCCGGCCCGATCAAGGTCCTGCATGTAATTTCCGGACTTACCATCGGGGGCGCCGAGATGATGCTCTATAAGCTTCTGCGCGAGACCGATCCCTCCAGGGTGGCTCCGGCGGTTTTGTCACTGAGCTCCGGAGGTCCCCTGGCAACGGATATTACGGACCTGGGAATACCCCTTTGGGAGATCCCCATGCCGGGAGGAATGCCCCGGAGAGGGTTTCGGCCTGCCTTCCGCGAGGTTCTGGCCCGGGTCCAGCCCGATGTGGTTGCTTCCTGGATGTACCGGGCAAACGCCGTGTGCAGTGCTCTGGTTCCAGAGCCCACGCCCCTGGTCTGGCACATCCGCCAGTCCCTGGATCATAACAGTTCCCAGCGGCTTCTCTTCCGCTTTACCCGGCAGGTGAACCGGGCCATCACGCAACCCTGGGGGCGGCTCCTGGGGCGTTCGCCCGATATGGCCCTCTACAATAGTTATGCCAGCCGCGATCAGCATCGCCGGGCCGGGTACCGCGCGAGCCGGGACGGGGTGATCCCCAACGGTTTTGACCTGGATCTCTTCCGGCCGCAGGAGGACCTCCGGCGGCTGGCCCGACAGAGGTGGGGGTTCGGAGATGACGAGTTGCTTTTCGGGATTGTCGGGCGCTATCACCCGATCAAGAACCACATCGGCTTTGTTCGTGCCGCCGGGCATGTCCGGCAGGAACGGAAAACGGCCCGGTTTGTCATGATCGGGCGGGGGCTCGACAGGGAAAACCGGATCCTTCTGAAGGAGATTGCCGCCCGGGGGTTGGAGGATTCGGTGCTTCTTCTGGGGGAGCAGCGGAATCTGCCCGAGGTCTATAACGGTCTGGATATTCTGGTGAGTGCCTCCCTCGTGGAGGCCTTTCCGAATGTTCTGGGCGAGGGCATGGCCTGCGGACGTCCCTGCATTGCAACTGCCGTGGGTGATTCTTCCCGGGTTTTGGGAGACACGGGGCTGACCGTTGCTGCCGGTGATTCGCGCC contains these protein-coding regions:
- a CDS encoding sulfotransferase family protein, which translates into the protein MKKKTTHRLGRVLKLQRNRILLAGSKSKINYRNFHHKHNVSIYPEYRLIYNRLKKSGNTTITAFLNDILGSESYANARDLKKCLVKPEHLTVRQVLDLKDYYSFSIVRNPYYRVLSAYLEKLTGQKVNGKYTEIPGVGRSSPEGFATFLRFLAAGGLYENRHWWPQVDSLFQPVEEFSFIGKLEKIVDEMGIILEANGLDPVLAQSLARPHEYELQESETRITSAQRRAAEFYSDEAVSIVSTLFEKDFKAFGYATDPEWS
- a CDS encoding glycosyltransferase; this translates as MTTQKHPGPIKVLHVISGLTIGGAEMMLYKLLRETDPSRVAPAVLSLSSGGPLATDITDLGIPLWEIPMPGGMPRRGFRPAFREVLARVQPDVVASWMYRANAVCSALVPEPTPLVWHIRQSLDHNSSQRLLFRFTRQVNRAITQPWGRLLGRSPDMALYNSYASRDQHRRAGYRASRDGVIPNGFDLDLFRPQEDLRRLARQRWGFGDDELLFGIVGRYHPIKNHIGFVRAAGHVRQERKTARFVMIGRGLDRENRILLKEIAARGLEDSVLLLGEQRNLPEVYNGLDILVSASLVEAFPNVLGEGMACGRPCIATAVGDSSRVLGDTGLTVAAGDSRLLGEAMLEAARWPLQERTRRSVAARARVEDHFSIPSVARAFQEAYEGVLPEGPFGG